The Lujinxingia litoralis genome has a window encoding:
- a CDS encoding MBL fold metallo-hydrolase, with the protein MIESVWLFHCAYMRVPGLVMVAGSGLKSVRLPLLCALAVHREQGPLLFDASFGPRGPLNLGGALGRALRLAGMAFKPEWSIPERVRELGFEPEALQHVFLTHLHYDHTGALPSLGTTRCHISDEEWAFATGSGLSAGYARGDYHALGERVALFGEAPRLGQGMPGLDLLGDGSVQAFATPGHSAGHTSFRVRLADGRHVLFGGDVAFTTGQILEGQGLGWMPRTSALELELVQRSILDVRAHLASHPDDLLVVSHDPELGARCIDQGPVQL; encoded by the coding sequence GTGATCGAATCTGTCTGGTTGTTTCATTGCGCGTACATGCGCGTCCCCGGTCTGGTGATGGTGGCCGGCTCCGGCCTCAAAAGCGTGCGCTTGCCGCTGCTCTGCGCGCTGGCGGTGCACCGCGAGCAGGGGCCGCTGCTCTTCGATGCCTCCTTCGGACCCAGGGGGCCTTTAAACCTGGGCGGCGCGCTCGGGCGGGCACTGCGCCTGGCTGGCATGGCCTTCAAACCCGAGTGGTCGATCCCCGAGCGGGTGCGCGAGCTGGGGTTTGAGCCCGAAGCTCTGCAGCACGTCTTTTTAACCCACCTCCATTACGATCATACCGGCGCGCTTCCCTCGTTGGGCACGACCCGCTGCCATATCAGCGACGAGGAGTGGGCGTTTGCCACCGGCAGCGGGCTGAGCGCGGGCTACGCCCGCGGCGACTACCACGCGCTCGGCGAGCGCGTTGCGCTCTTTGGCGAAGCGCCTCGCCTGGGGCAGGGGATGCCGGGGCTCGATTTGCTCGGCGACGGCTCGGTTCAGGCGTTTGCCACCCCGGGGCATTCCGCAGGTCATACCAGCTTTAGGGTGCGCCTGGCCGACGGACGTCATGTGCTCTTTGGCGGCGATGTGGCCTTTACCACCGGGCAGATACTCGAGGGGCAGGGCCTGGGGTGGATGCCCCGCACTTCGGCGCTGGAGCTGGAGCTGGTGCAGCGTTCCATCCTCGATGTGCGCGCTCATCTGGCCTCGCATCCCGATGACCTGCTCGTCGTCAGCCACGATCCGGAGCTCGGCGCGCGCTGCATCGACCAGGGCCCGGTCCAACTCTGA